The region GATAGTGCCGACGGTGGTAGTGCGACCAAACGGGCAAACCTCTCCCGGACATGATTATTTCAGACTCTCCAATCCTACAATGGAATGCGGATTTCCTGCTCGCGATTTGGATTCAATTGCACGAATGTTCCACCAGCCCAAGAATGATCTAGGCACAATCGATGCTCAGAGAAGACACGGATTGAGTGACGAACTAATGCGCAAGGCTCGAGCTCAGGCTGTAGAAAGCCACTATCGAAAAGTCGTTGAGGACATGAGGCTAGAAGGCCTCCTTTTCAAGGACTTGTCCACTCCATACATTCTCGACAAAATTTCTCGAAGTTTTGGATACTGGCGCAAGTTCAAACCCGATTATTTCAATGGATCCGTTGCAAGCGATCTCGATGTTGTAATTATCGGCGCATACTTTGCCTCCGGACTTCGCCTCTCCGGCAAACCATCGAGCTTCCTTTGTGCATGTACAGATTCTTGTGATTCTGAATACTATTTTCCCATGTGCAAAGTCAACGCCGGTTCTATGGATAGAAACTCGTTTTCTCAACTTTTGTACGAAACTGGCTTCCGCGCGCCATGCGATCGACCTGATCCAAATGCGGAGGAGAGCAAGATGGAATATGGACGTTGGTTTCGTGAGGAGGACCATGGAAAAGCGCTTCCTGATTTCATTACCGATCGGTCTCATCAGAACAATAGCCGGGACGGTAGATGGCGGTTTAGAAAAGAAGACTACCCAGACATATGGATCAACCCATCTGACTCATGTGTTCTTACTTTGAACGCGGGAGACATAGTGAGCAGCGAGGCGTTTCCATCCGGTCTTACCCTACGCTTTCCAAGAATTGTTAAGGTACGCATAGGTGCGGATACGAAGGATCCCACAGAAGTCGAAAGCGATCGGAGTCTTCAAAAAATTTTGCAAcaagttttgaaagaaaGATGTGAAAGTAAAGGTGAAGCGAATGGAATCTGCTCAACGAAATCGTTCACCAGAGCCAAAGCGCAGCAGTTCTGCCGTTTTCTTACCGAGGAGGAGTATGTCCAGGGAAAGAATAGAAAAAATTCTACCGGCCGATCGAAGACGCTTCTCCTAGTGCCCACAAGTCAACAGGTGATGCTTTCAGAAAGCAAGGTCCTCACTGGGTTGTCGTTCCATGTACTGGATGGAAGGTACTCAATAGATTCGGACGACGTCGCAGTCGATGAAGCAACAGAAGAGGGCTGGCTAGAAAAAGCCTTGTCAGTCAGAAGCAGCAATGACGTCAAACACTTTATAGCAAGACACAACGGAAAAGTCTTGCTGAATCCAGATTCAAGCATGTTTGTGATAGGAGGCAGTGAAACTGATGCGCGCGTTATCACATACATCCAAGCTATTAATCGGGCGAGAACGTCTCTAGACAGGCGGACGAAAGAAACTGACAGATATCGTCGAATTGCTGGGTCCGCCGGTGTACTGCGGTGGACgttcgttttttctttcgtccAAAGTCATTTAGGAGACGCGGATGTATCAACAAGTGCTTTAATGTTCAACCCTACAATGCTCGACTTTCTTAAAAGAGCGCAAATTGAAGCAGAGGAACTGGAATTTATGGCTGatttgtcttccaaaagctctcTTCGTAGGGCTTTAGGTTTGACGTCGAAAAGAAAACGAACGGGATCCGACAGTTTTTTCTTAGGTGATTGGAGAGAGAGGGTATTTTCCTGCCTTCCTACGATGGAACGTTGTATTCTATCTTGCCGCGTCCAATCAGTCGGCCCCTTTAAATCAGTGAAGGCTGACACTCCATCTAACGTCATACCAAGCGTTGTCTGTCCTGTCACTGTTAATGACGACACGATTGAGTCTGTACTTCCGCTCGCTCGAATGATGGGGGCTGTTGTGGTGCGAGAGCCACGAAAAGATCTGACCCATGTTGTCTGTCATATGATTGTTCATGACATAGTTAAACACAAAAGAGGCATGTCACTAGATCTTTTCGAAAACCGAGAACAAGGTACAGCTTTCAAGAGAATCCTAGATGATCTTCAAATCAAGCACAACTTAAGCCATGATATTCTCTTCGTAACGCCAAATTGGATCCGCGCTCAGTGGCCAAGTCACGCACGTTGAGCTATTCGGATATAAATTAGAAAGAATCACCTCAGCATAGTTAGACAAAGACGCTACTCGTTAGGCTACGATGTGCTGAACTATCCGTGATACTTTCTCTCACATGCCCTTAGTTTCTTTGGCAGTTCGCTAGACATGAGCATTAGTGATTCGATCACAGCCTTGTCTTCTCCTATGCAAACATGTTCTGTATTGCGTCGGTCATCGGTGCAATCCTTCGCGCATGACAGTTTGagtcttttctttggtggtcttgactgtgaataaatGTGCTGCTCCTCACTTGTGGAAAACTTATCATACACTTCGTCCCCACTGGAAGCTTTACTACTTTCTGAAACGAAGGGATTTAATCGCAGGTTGTCTCGAGGAACAAAGCGATACTGCTCGTCCACCATTTCGCCATCTCGAATAGGACGCAGACAGAGCAAAAGCTCTATCACTTCTTCTCTGCTTGATGTCATGCTTTCGACTTCTGCGGATGCATAAAGAGATTTCGCTTCTAATGACGCCTTCGAGGTCGACCTCGATTTCGTTTCCTCCCGTGAAGAAGCGTCGCTCTCCTTATTTAATTCCGCTGTTCGGATCGACGAAGTAACCTCACACCATAGCGTTGTCAAATCGTTCTTAATTAGACAGACATTGCAAGTGGGAGCAATCGGTTTTGGTCGTCCTGTTGTAAAATGTGAGAGATTTCGATGCCTCGTCCACGGGAAGCAATATTTCAAATGGTTATTCTTACCGTTGGACTCGGATGAGtcactggaagacgatgtcTCATCTCTTGAGCCGTTCGATTCTCGGTAACCAGAGTCATCCCCTGAT is a window of Phaeodactylum tricornutum CCAP 1055/1 chromosome 28, whole genome shotgun sequence DNA encoding:
- a CDS encoding predicted protein, translating into MPNSIHLASREDARGDQDERHYFDGPLLDIEDDEYDVEDEPLAEVDNPTTDAGPKPSYMEPSYERASAVSFSRLSQQMEYLYRLKTQNVVHPPDKVSKLKRLLPPALISKISRPTKTSDPPQSLFPILRLLLPERDGSRRIFTKENTLAKAYGRAFGLPPASTDYQKLLYYSDPHIVGSKSTGTGDFSEVLRQVLEKRISLQKNGSGVTVGQVNALLDELAVIGKPPTRSNHDWRNREAELNDFQLKPKNSASKAELQANWVTKLHCLGLTPLEHKWIIRIILERLQITLGSTVILAWYHPLAPSFWSAHNSLKAVCNKLCQPGVFELRHNLAEDGGDDDEAPSTLAPYFKSTHLTHVQLGNPFSPMASERTGFHTVLSDMSSRHRDFTGEERCYRYEAVIRSLAFKFPTFAIETKLDGERLLVHYFRNGTVKLHTRQGNWYSELYSPVLGPALRRAVGKHDLDLILDGEVLAWDNERHETVPFGNNRTIAKMRYSWMRKAGILDERDINLHNGENDVKRINSSNSWNTHNTRCDEVGEECWLQFIAFDVLYINGPHALDFLSKTVSSFALAKKQSGSIVDLECLERKKILYELIDEQDNEVEIVPTVVVRPNGQTSPGHDYFRLSNPTMECGFPARDLDSIARMFHQPKNDLGTIDAQRRHGLSDELMRKARAQAVESHYRKVVEDMRLEGLLFKDLSTPYILDKISRSFGYWRKFKPDYFNGSVASDLDVVIIGAYFASGLRLSGKPSSFLCACTDSCDSEYYFPMCKVNAGSMDRNSFSQLLYETGFRAPCDRPDPNAEESKMEYGRWFREEDHGKALPDFITDRSHQNNSRDGRWRFRKEDYPDIWINPSDSCVLTLNAGDIVSSEAFPSGLTLRFPRIVKVRIGADTKDPTEVESDRSLQKILQQVLKERCESKGEANGICSTKSFTRAKAQQFCRFLTEEEYVQGKNRKNSTGRSKTLLLVPTSQQVMLSESKVLTGLSFHVLDGRYSIDSDDVAVDEATEEGWLEKALSVRSSNDVKHFIARHNGKVLLNPDSSMFVIGGSETDARVITYIQAINRARTSLDRRTKETDRYRRIAGSAGVLRWTFVFSFVQSHLGDADVSTSALMFNPTMLDFLKRAQIEAEELEFMADLSSKSSLRRALGLTSKRKRTGSDSFFLGDWRERVFSCLPTMERCILSCRVQSVGPFKSVKADTPSNVIPSVVCPVTVNDDTIESVLPLARMMGAVVVREPRKDLTHVVCHMIVHDIVKHKRGMSLDLFENREQGTAFKRILDDLQIKHNLSHDILFVTPNWIRAQWPSHAR